A region from the Rhinoderma darwinii isolate aRhiDar2 chromosome 2, aRhiDar2.hap1, whole genome shotgun sequence genome encodes:
- the LOC142740377 gene encoding P2Y purinoceptor 2-like — protein MDDIPEDENLTYRCIFEEDFKYILLPVSYGIVFVFGFIVNVLSLYIFIFQIRPWKVVNIFMFNLALSDLLYVLSLPLLAYYYSKANDWPFSEALCKIVRFLFYTSLYCSIFFLLCISIYRFMAVCYPMQFLRWGHIRYARIASVCIWVVVVVTQSPTLYFVSTSMNDDSTVCHDTSSIELFDQFVIYSTVNLAALFCVPFTILIVCNCLMIYVLLKPTPSATQTSKSKKKSIKMIITVMLVFIVCFLPFHVTRTLYYYFRKVNLAPCSTLNTVNAAYKSTRPLASVNSCIDPILYFLVWRFRLRRNRS, from the coding sequence ATGGATGACATTCCTGAGGATGAGAACTTGACCTACAGATGTATATTTGAAGAAGACTTCAAGTATATCCTCCTTCCCGTGTCTTATGGAATTGTGTTTGTCTTCGGTTTCATCGTCAACGTCCTCTCCCTCTACATCTTCATATTTCAGATCCGACCATGGAAAGTGGTCAACATTTTCATGTTCAACCTGGCGCTATCGGACTTGTTGTATGTCTTGTCCTTGCCATTGTTGGCGTATTATTACTCCAAAGCCAACGACTGGCCCTTCAGTGAGGCCTTGTGTAAGATCGTCCGTTTCCTCTTCTACACCAGCCTGTATTGCAGCATCTTCTTCTTACTGTGCATCAGTATTTATCGTTTCATGGCCGTGTGCTACCCCATGCAGTTTCTACGTTGGGGCCATATCCGTTATGCAAGGATAGCCTCAGTGTGCATCTGGGTTGTCGTGGTTGTCACGCAATCGCCTACGTTATATTTCGTCTCCACCAGTATGAATGACGACAGTACAGTGTGCCATGACACCTCCAGCATTGAACTTTTTGACCAGTTTGTCATCTACAGTACCGTCAACTTGGCCGCGCTCTTCTGCGTTCCCTTCACCATACTCATCGTTTGCAATTGCTTGATGATTTACGTTCTCCTCAAGCCAACGCCGAGCGCCACCCAGACCTCAAAGTCCAAGAAGAAGTCCATCAAGATGATCATTACAGTAATGTTGGTCTTCATAGTATGTTTCTTACCATTTCACGTCACCAGGACTTTGTACTACTACTTTCGGAAAGTGAATCTTGCACCGTGTTCTACTTTAAATACGGTGAATGCCGCGTACAAGTCAACGCGACCTCTGGCCAGCGTCAACAGCTGCATTGACCCAATTTTATACTTTTTGGTTTGGAGGTTCAGGTTAAGACGAAACAGGTCTTAA